A part of Bufo bufo chromosome 7, aBufBuf1.1, whole genome shotgun sequence genomic DNA contains:
- the LOC121007992 gene encoding gap junction beta-3 protein-like, with amino-acid sequence MAMVTGLIPILRTALEATTDYTGRTMWFGFAVVRLLALYVSELPWGKLDLDFDCRGNETSEFCRKACFNEHFNVPVISLWNSAYVFFVASILLMELFTSQLRHNLTKASMKKKMVQCDGPLLGTWTSDLAHKDLVLDFHQQRRLLLLYLLCILVRLLGELTFLYVLFYWHLPLISSDPIECSTLFCPGPFTCLVRFPAEKRMSLYLLGSLSTILVLACIVFGLYSIFHYLANCQTRQEDSV; translated from the coding sequence ATGGCGATGGTCACCGGTCTCATCCCCATCCTCCGCACGGCTCTGGAAGCTACCACGGATTACACGGGGAGGACTATGTGGTTTGGATTCGCGGTGGTACGCCTTCTCGCTCTCTATGTATCTGAGCTTCCTTGGGGTAAACTGGATCTGGACTTTGATTGTCGCGGTAACGAAACTTCTGAGTTCTGCCGTAAAGCTTGTTTCAATGAGCACTTCAATGTGCCGGTCATCTCCCTGTGGAACAGCGCCTACGTCTTCTTCGTGGCCTCCATCCTCCTCATGGAGCTCTTCACCTCTCAGCTCCGCCATAACCTGACCAAGGCTTCCATGAAGAAGAAGATGGTGCAGTGTGATGGGCCTCTGCTGGGGACCTGGACTTCAGACTTAGCCCACAAGGACCTGGTGCTGGACTTCCACCAGCAGAggaggctcctgctcctctaCCTGCTCTGCATCCTCGTGCGCCTGCTCGGGGAGCTCACCTTCTTGTACGTCCTGTTTTATTGGCATCTTCCTCTGATTTCCAGTGACCCCATTGAATGCTCCACCTTGTTCTGCCCTGGGCCCTTCACTTGTCTGGTACGGTTCCCAGCAGAGAAGCGCATGTCCCTCTACCTCCTTGGTTCCTTGTCCACCATCTTGGTTCTGGCCTGCATCGTGTTTGGACTCTACAGCATCTTCCATTACTTGGCCAACTGCCAGACCCGCCAGGAGGACTCTGTGTAA